Below is a genomic region from Xylophilus sp. GW821-FHT01B05.
CGTGACCGCGATCCCGGTGGATGCGCCGTGGATGCTGGGGCTGTTGACGCTGTTGCTGGGCGGGGCGGCCTGGCGTGCCAAGCGGGTGGGCTTGCGGCGTTAACTTTGCGGTGCACGCACCGGCCGCAGCACCGCCGCATGCGCGGCCAGCCAACGGGCGGCCAGGGTTTGCGCGGGCACGGGGTGCGCGTCTTGCGAGGGGTGAAAGTCACGCCGGAAGTAAGCCAGCATGGGCCCGGCGCAGCGCCACACCAGGCCGTCGCGGCCCCAGAACAGGCGCAGGGCATCGGCCCAGGTGCCGGGCTTGAACAGCGTGCGGTCATGCCACAGGTTGGACACGGTCTGCCGCGTGGCATCCACCGCGAACACCAGGCTCACATACAGGTACCAGCGCACGCGCCACTGGTGGCTGCCGCCCAGCGCCTGGTAGAGGTCGTAGGCGACCGCGCTGTGCTCGGTCTCTTCGGCCGCGTGCCAGCGCCAGACGGTCTGCATGTCGGCATCGGCGCCGTCCAGCCAGCGGCTGTGGCGCAGGGTGCCGTCGGCCAGCAGGGCGGTGAAGTGCTCGTAGGCACAGGTCACGGCCAGCGCGTGGCGCGGGTCATTCACCATCTTGCGAAAGCGCGCGATGCGTGCCGTGGCCCAGTGCTGCCAGCGGTTGACCAAACCCTGCTGCTCCAGTTGGGCGTTGTACAGGCCGTGGATGCGGCGGTGCGTGGCCTCTTGGCCGATGAAGCCGGCAACGGTCTCGCGCATGGCGTCGTGCTCGGGCCCGGCGGGCAGGGCGCGGGCGGCGTCGCGCACCGCATCGATAAAGAACTGCTCGCCCACCGGGAAGCTCATCGACAGCGCGTTGAAGAACTGGGTGCGGTAGGCGCGCCCGCCATGCCAGTGGCGGGCAAAGCCGCGTTGCAGGTCGACTTCGAGCTTGCGCACGATCAGGCGTTCAGGTGGCGGGGCAGTGGGGCGCATGGTGTTCTCCGGTGGCGGCGCGGCTTGATGTGCGGCGCGTTTCTGAGCATTATTCAGTTTTGAGCGCGGGCCGCTACTCGCCTTGTGCTCAGTTTTTGCAGGAGCCCGCCATGAAGAAGCCCAGCACCGGCGAAGCCGCGCCGCGCATGCGCAAACAGCCCACGCAGCCGCGCGCGCAGCGCACCATAGAGACCATTTTTGACGCCACTGCTCAGATTGTGGAGAGCGAAGGCGAGGGCGCCTTGACCACCAACCGCATTGCGCAGAAGGCGGGCTTCTCCATTGGCACGCTCTACCAGTACTTCCCGTCGAAAGAGGCGGTGCTGGTGGCCATGATCCACCGCCAGCGCGACAAGGTGCAGCAAGAGCTGCAGTCCATGCTGGACCGCGCCGTGGCCGAGCGGCGCGAGGTGCGGGCCACCGTGCGCGAGCTGGTGCGGCTGCTGGTGCAGGCCTTTGGCGGCACCTCGCGGCCACGGCGCGCCTTCATCCGCATGGCCTGGCGGCTGGACCACCACGACAACATCACCCAGGCGCTGCGCGAAGGCGCAGACCGCAACGCCATGGCACTGGCGCAACTGATAGACACCGGTGAAGCCCCAGGCGTGCGCCCGCCCAACCCGGCCATGATGTTTGTCATCACCCGCGCGGTGATGGGCGCGATCCGCAGCGCTTCGCTGGAGGATTCACCGCTGCTGGGCACGCCGGCTTTTGAAGACGAGCTGGTGCGCATGGTGTGGGGGCTGCTGCGATCGGAAATTTAAAGAAAAAGTGGCTGTAGCCCAGGTGTAGACTGGGCTATTAGCTATCAATTCAGGAGTTAAGCCTTCTTCTCGCGCGGCAGCCGGCCCATTAGAAAAAATTCTGCATTGGGCTGCATGCCGGTCACGCTGGCGATGCGGTTCGACAGCCCGAAGAAGGCGGTGATGGCGGTGATGTCCCAGATGTCTTCGTCATCAAAACCATGGGCATGCAGCGCGGCAAAGTCGGCGTCGTCCACCGCGTGCGACTGGTCGCAGACCTTCATGGCAAAGGCCAGCATGGCGTGCTGGCGCGGGGTGATGTCGGCTTTGCGCCAGTTGACCGCCACCTGGTCGGCCACCAGCGGCTTCTTCTCGTAGATGCGCAGCAGCGCGCCGTGCGCCACCACGCAGTACAGGCACTGGTTGGCCGCGCTGGTGGCGGTGACGATCATCTCGCGGTCGCCCTTGCTCAGGTGGCCTTCTTCCTTTTCCATCAAGGCGTCGTGGTAGGCGAAGAAGGCTCGCCACTCGGCCGGCCGGCGCGCCAGTGCCAGGAACACGTTGGGGATGAAGCCGGCTTTCTCTTGCACCGCAAGGATGCGGGCGCGGATGTCGTCGGGCAGCTTGTGCAGTTCGGCAAGCGGGTAGCGGCTGGTCATGGGTGTCTCCTTTGCTTACCTATTGTCACTGCGGCACAGGGCTCGTGCGGCACGCTGGCGCCGTATGCCGGGTCTACCATGGGACGCACAGCGCCCGCGGTTGTGCGGGCGGCCCTGCCTTTGAAGGAGCGATTGCCCATGTCTGATTCCGACTTTCGTCCGCCGCGTGAAAAGCCTTCTGCCCTGAAGCCCGTCATTGCCGTTGTTGTGCTGCTGTTGGCCGCCGCTGCCGGCTGGTGGTACTGGCAGCAGCGCGCGCCCGTGCCGGATGCGCTGCCGCCCCAGGCCGCCGCGCCAGAGACCCCGCCAGAGCCCGCGCCCGCACCGGCTGCGCCCGCCGGGCCGCAATTCCCGGTCGAGCCGCCGGCCGCAGAGCCCGCCGCCAAGCTGCCGGCGCTGGCCGACTCCGACGGCACCGTGGGCTCGGCGCTGGAAGGCCTGCTGAGCCGCAAGTCGGTGTTGTCGTGGCTGCAGATGGACGGCTTTGTGCGCCGCGCGGTGGCCACGGTCGACAACCTCACGCGTGAACAGGCGCCTTCGCGCATGTGGCCGGTGCAGCCGGCGCCGCAGCGCTTCAGCGTGAGCGGGCAGCAGGGCGGGGCGCAGTACATCGCGCTGGACAACGCCGCGCGCTACACGCCCTTTGTGCAGTTCGCGGAGTCGGTGGACACGGCCAAGTCGGTGGCGCTGTACCGCCGGCTCTACCCGCTGTTCCAGGAAGCGTACGAAGAGCTGGGCTACCCGGGCCGCTATTTCAACGACCGCCTGGTGGGGGTGATAGACCACTTGTTGCAGACACCCGAGCCGACCGGCCCGATCGCGGTGCAACTGACCGAGGTCA
It encodes:
- a CDS encoding peroxidase-related enzyme (This protein belongs to a clade of uncharacterized proteins related to peroxidases such as the alkylhydroperoxidase AhpD.) is translated as MTSRYPLAELHKLPDDIRARILAVQEKAGFIPNVFLALARRPAEWRAFFAYHDALMEKEEGHLSKGDREMIVTATSAANQCLYCVVAHGALLRIYEKKPLVADQVAVNWRKADITPRQHAMLAFAMKVCDQSHAVDDADFAALHAHGFDDEDIWDITAITAFFGLSNRIASVTGMQPNAEFFLMGRLPREKKA
- a CDS encoding DUF3014 domain-containing protein — translated: MSDSDFRPPREKPSALKPVIAVVVLLLAAAAGWWYWQQRAPVPDALPPQAAAPETPPEPAPAPAAPAGPQFPVEPPAAEPAAKLPALADSDGTVGSALEGLLSRKSVLSWLQMDGFVRRAVATVDNLTREQAPSRMWPVQPAPQRFSVSGQQGGAQYIALDNAARYTPFVQFAESVDTAKSVALYRRLYPLFQEAYEELGYPGRYFNDRLVGVIDHLLQTPEPTGPIAVQLTEVKGDVPSVRPWVRYEFADPALQSLSAGQKLLVRMGPVNERRLKAKLRDWRNQLVAGGKIDAGKS
- a CDS encoding TetR/AcrR family transcriptional regulator; this translates as MKKPSTGEAAPRMRKQPTQPRAQRTIETIFDATAQIVESEGEGALTTNRIAQKAGFSIGTLYQYFPSKEAVLVAMIHRQRDKVQQELQSMLDRAVAERREVRATVRELVRLLVQAFGGTSRPRRAFIRMAWRLDHHDNITQALREGADRNAMALAQLIDTGEAPGVRPPNPAMMFVITRAVMGAIRSASLEDSPLLGTPAFEDELVRMVWGLLRSEI
- a CDS encoding metal-dependent hydrolase, with amino-acid sequence MRPTAPPPERLIVRKLEVDLQRGFARHWHGGRAYRTQFFNALSMSFPVGEQFFIDAVRDAARALPAGPEHDAMRETVAGFIGQEATHRRIHGLYNAQLEQQGLVNRWQHWATARIARFRKMVNDPRHALAVTCAYEHFTALLADGTLRHSRWLDGADADMQTVWRWHAAEETEHSAVAYDLYQALGGSHQWRVRWYLYVSLVFAVDATRQTVSNLWHDRTLFKPGTWADALRLFWGRDGLVWRCAGPMLAYFRRDFHPSQDAHPVPAQTLAARWLAAHAAVLRPVRAPQS